The following proteins are co-located in the Escherichia fergusonii ATCC 35469 genome:
- the nifJ gene encoding pyruvate:ferredoxin (flavodoxin) oxidoreductase, with protein sequence MITIDGNGAVASVAFRTSEVIAIYPITPSSTMAEQADAWAGNGLKNVWGDTPRVVEMQSEAGAIATVHGALQTGALSTSFTSSQGLLLMIPTLYKLAGELTPFVLHVAARTVATHALSIFGDHSDVMAVRQTGCAMLCAANVQEAQDFALISHIATLKSRVPFIHFFDGFRTSHEINKIVPLADDTILELMPQAEIDAHRARALNPEHPVIRGTSANPDTYFQSREATNPWYNAVYDHVEQAMNDFAAATGRQYQPFEYYGHPQAERVIILMGSAIGTCEEVVDELLTRGEKVGVLKVRLYRPFSAKHLLQALPDSVRIVAVLDRTKEPGAQAEPLYLDVMTALAEAFNNGERETLPRVIGGRYGLSSKEFGPDCVLAVFAELNAAKPKARFTVGIYDDVTNLSLPLPENTLPNSAKLEALFYGLGSDGSVSATKNNIKIIGNSTPWYAQGYFVYDSKKAGGLTVSHLRVSEQPIRSAYLISQADFVGCHQLQFIDKYQMAERLKPGGIFLLNTPYSADEVWSRLPQEVQAVLNQKKARFYVINAAKIARECGLAARINTVMQMAFFHLTQILPGDSALAELQGAIAKSYSSKGQDLVERNWQALALARESVEEIPLQPVNPHSANRPPVVSDAAPDFVKTVTAAMLAGLGDALPVSALPPDGTWPMGTTRWEKRNIAEEIPIWKEELCTQCNHCVAACPHSAIRAKVVPPEAMENAPASLHSLDVKSRDMRGQKYVLQVAPEDCTGCNLCVEVCPAKDRQNPEIKAINMMSRLEHVEEEKINYDYFLNLPEIDRSKLERIDIRTSQLITPLFEYSGACSGCGETPYIKLLTQLYGDRMLIANATGCSSIYGGNLPSTPYTTDANGRGPAWANSLFEDNAEFGLGFRLTVDQHRVRVLRLLDQFADKIPAKLLTALKSDATPEVRREQVAALRQQLNDVAEAHELLRDADALVEKSIWLIGGDGWAYDIGFGGLDHVLSLTENVNILVLDTQCYSNTGGQASKATPLGAVTKFGEHGKRKARKDLGVSMMMYGHVYVAQISLGAQLNQTVKAIQEAEAYPGPSLIIAYSPCEEHGYDLALSHDQMRQLTATGFWPLYRFDPRRAEEGKLPLALDSRPPSEALEETLLHEQRFRRLNSQQPEVAEQLWKDAAADLQKRYDFLAQMAGKAEKSSSE encoded by the coding sequence ATGATCACAATTGACGGTAATGGCGCGGTAGCTTCGGTGGCGTTTCGCACCAGTGAAGTTATCGCCATCTACCCTATTACCCCCAGTTCCACGATGGCAGAACAGGCTGATGCATGGGCCGGAAACGGCTTGAAAAACGTTTGGGGAGACACACCACGCGTGGTTGAAATGCAGTCGGAAGCGGGTGCTATCGCTACCGTGCATGGTGCTTTGCAAACTGGCGCCCTCTCAACATCGTTTACGTCATCGCAGGGTTTGCTGCTGATGATCCCAACGCTGTACAAACTGGCAGGCGAACTGACGCCGTTTGTCCTGCATGTTGCGGCACGTACCGTTGCCACACATGCACTCTCTATTTTTGGCGATCATTCCGACGTCATGGCGGTGCGCCAGACGGGTTGCGCGATGTTGTGTGCAGCAAACGTCCAGGAGGCGCAAGACTTTGCTCTCATTTCGCACATTGCGACACTTAAAAGTCGCGTGCCATTTATTCATTTCTTTGATGGTTTCCGCACCTCCCACGAGATCAATAAAATTGTCCCGCTGGCCGATGACACTATTCTTGAACTGATGCCGCAGGCAGAAATTGATGCTCATCGCGCCCGTGCACTCAACCCGGAACATCCGGTGATCCGCGGCACGTCCGCCAATCCTGACACTTATTTCCAGTCTCGCGAAGCCACCAACCCATGGTACAACGCAGTCTATGACCATGTTGAACAGGCGATGAATGATTTCGCTGCCGCGACAGGTCGCCAGTATCAGCCGTTTGAGTATTACGGGCATCCACAAGCGGAACGGGTGATTATCCTGATGGGCTCTGCCATCGGCACCTGTGAAGAAGTGGTTGATGAATTGCTGACCCGTGGCGAAAAAGTCGGCGTGCTGAAAGTTCGCCTGTACCGCCCCTTCTCCGCCAAACACTTACTGCAAGCATTGCCGGACTCTGTTCGGATAGTGGCGGTGCTGGATCGCACCAAAGAGCCAGGTGCGCAAGCGGAACCCCTGTACCTGGATGTGATGACCGCACTGGCAGAAGCCTTTAATAATGGCGAGCGTGAAACCCTGCCCCGTGTCATTGGTGGGCGCTATGGTCTTTCATCCAAAGAATTTGGCCCGGACTGTGTACTGGCGGTATTTGCCGAGCTCAACGCAGCTAAACCGAAAGCGCGCTTTACGGTTGGTATTTACGATGATGTGACCAATCTGTCACTGCCGTTGCCGGAAAACACCCTGCCAAACTCGGCGAAACTGGAAGCCTTGTTTTATGGTCTTGGTAGTGATGGCAGCGTTTCCGCGACCAAAAACAATATCAAGATTATCGGTAATTCCACGCCGTGGTACGCACAGGGCTATTTTGTTTACGACTCCAAAAAGGCGGGCGGCCTGACGGTTTCTCACCTTCGCGTGAGCGAGCAGCCGATTCGCTCCGCTTATCTCATTTCCCAGGCTGATTTTGTTGGCTGCCACCAGTTGCAGTTTATCGACAAATATCAGATGGCTGAACGTTTAAAACCTGGCGGCATTTTCCTGCTCAACACGCCGTACAGCGCAGATGAAGTATGGTCGCGCTTGCCGCAGGAAGTTCAGGCGGTGCTAAATCAGAAAAAAGCGCGCTTCTATGTGATTAACGCGGCGAAAATTGCCCGCGAATGTGGCCTGGCGGCCCGTATTAATACTGTCATGCAGATGGCATTTTTCCATTTGACACAAATTCTGCCTGGCGATAGCGCCCTGGCCGAATTGCAGGGCGCGATTGCCAAAAGCTACAGCAGCAAAGGCCAGGATCTGGTGGAACGCAACTGGCAGGCTCTGGCGCTGGCGCGTGAATCGGTAGAAGAAATTCCGTTGCAACCGGTAAATCCGCACAGTGCCAATCGACCGCCAGTGGTTTCCGATGCTGCTCCTGATTTCGTGAAAACCGTTACCGCTGCAATGCTCGCTGGGCTTGGCGATGCTCTCCCTGTTTCGGCGCTGCCACCAGATGGCACCTGGCCGATGGGCACCACACGCTGGGAAAAACGCAATATTGCCGAAGAGATCCCCATCTGGAAAGAGGAACTCTGTACTCAATGTAACCACTGCGTCGCCGCTTGCCCACACTCAGCTATTCGCGCCAAAGTGGTGCCGCCTGAAGCAATGGAAAATGCCCCTGCCAGCCTGCATTCGCTGGATGTAAAATCGCGTGATATGCGCGGGCAGAAATATGTCTTGCAGGTAGCTCCGGAAGATTGCACCGGCTGTAACCTGTGCGTCGAAGTTTGCCCGGCGAAAGACCGTCAGAATCCAGAGATTAAAGCCATCAATATGATGTCGCGCCTGGAACATGTCGAGGAAGAGAAAATCAATTACGATTACTTCCTCAACCTACCAGAAATCGATCGCAGCAAACTGGAACGTATTGATATTCGTACATCGCAACTGATTACACCGCTGTTTGAATATTCAGGTGCTTGCTCCGGTTGTGGCGAGACGCCGTATATTAAATTGCTGACTCAGCTCTATGGCGACCGGATGTTGATCGCTAACGCTACGGGTTGTTCTTCAATTTATGGCGGTAACCTGCCCTCTACACCGTATACTACCGATGCCAACGGTCGTGGACCGGCATGGGCGAACTCGCTGTTTGAAGATAACGCCGAATTTGGCCTTGGTTTCCGCCTGACGGTCGATCAACACCGTGTCCGCGTGCTGCGTCTGCTTGATCAATTTGCCGATAAAATCCCGGCTAAATTACTAACTGCGTTGAAATCAGACGCCACACCAGAGGTTCGTCGTGAACAGGTTGCAGCTTTACGCCAGCAACTCAACGATGTTGCCGAAGCACATGAACTGCTACGTGATGCAGATGCACTGGTGGAAAAATCAATCTGGCTGATTGGTGGCGATGGCTGGGCTTACGATATCGGCTTTGGCGGTCTGGATCATGTATTGAGTTTGACGGAAAACGTCAACATTCTGGTGCTGGATACGCAATGCTATTCCAACACCGGTGGTCAGGCGTCGAAAGCGACACCGCTGGGTGCAGTAACTAAATTTGGCGAGCACGGCAAACGTAAAGCGCGTAAAGATCTTGGCGTCAGTATGATGATGTACGGTCATGTTTATGTGGCGCAGATTTCTCTTGGCGCACAGCTCAACCAGACAGTGAAAGCGATTCAGGAAGCGGAAGCGTATCCGGGGCCATCGCTGATCATCGCTTACAGCCCGTGTGAAGAGCATGGTTACGATCTGGCACTCAGTCACGACCAGATGCGCCAACTCACTGCCACTGGCTTCTGGCCGCTATATCGCTTTGATCCGCGTCGTGCCGAAGAAGGAAAACTGCCGCTGGCGCTGGATTCACGCCCGCCGTCAGAGGCACTGGAAGAAACGTTACTTCACGAGCAGCGTTTCCGTCGTCTGAATTCGCAGCAACCAGAAGTGGCAGAACAGTTATGGAAAGATGCTGCAGCTGATTTGCAAAAACGCTATGACTTCCTGGCACAAATGGCCGGAAAAGCGGAAAAAAGCAGTTCAGAGTAA
- the ompN gene encoding porin OmpN, whose protein sequence is MKRKVLALVIPALLAAGAVHAAEIYNKDGNKLDLYGKVDGLHYFSDSSAKDGDQSYARLGFKGETQINDQLTGFGQWEYNIQANNTESSENQSWTRLAFAGLKFADYGSFDYGRNYGVMYDVEGWTDMLPEFGGDSYTNADNFMTGRANGVATYRNTDFFGLVNGLNFAVQYQGNNEGATNGQEGTNNGRDIRHENGDGWGLSTTYDLGMGFSAGAAYTSSDRTNDQVNHTAAGGDKADAWTAGLKYDANNIYLATMYSETRNMTPFGDSDYAVANKTQNFEVTAQYQFDFGLRPAVSFLMSKGRDLNAVGGADNPAGVDDKDLVKYADIGATYFFNKNMFTYVDYKINLLDEDDSFYAANGINTDDIVALGLVYQF, encoded by the coding sequence ATGAAAAGAAAAGTACTGGCTCTCGTCATCCCTGCACTGCTTGCTGCAGGGGCAGTTCATGCGGCAGAAATTTATAATAAAGACGGTAATAAGTTAGATCTTTATGGCAAGGTGGATGGTTTACATTATTTCTCTGATAGTTCAGCGAAAGATGGCGATCAAAGTTATGCACGTCTTGGCTTTAAAGGTGAAACACAAATTAATGATCAGCTTACGGGTTTTGGTCAGTGGGAATACAATATTCAGGCCAATAATACTGAGTCTTCAGAAAACCAATCATGGACTCGACTGGCATTCGCTGGATTGAAATTTGCCGACTACGGTTCTTTCGATTATGGCCGTAACTATGGTGTTATGTACGACGTTGAAGGCTGGACAGATATGCTGCCGGAATTTGGTGGTGACTCTTATACTAATGCCGACAACTTTATGACGGGTCGTGCCAACGGCGTGGCAACTTATCGCAATACCGATTTCTTTGGACTGGTTAACGGCCTGAATTTTGCCGTGCAGTATCAGGGTAATAACGAAGGCGCGACTAATGGTCAGGAAGGCACAAATAACGGACGCGATATTCGTCATGAAAACGGTGATGGCTGGGGTCTTTCCACCACTTACGATTTAGGCATGGGCTTTAGTGCTGGTGCCGCTTATACCTCATCTGACCGTACCAATGACCAGGTGAATCATACTGCTGCTGGTGGCGATAAAGCTGATGCGTGGACCGCAGGTTTGAAATACGATGCCAACAATATCTATCTCGCAACTATGTATTCTGAAACACGCAATATGACTCCGTTTGGCGACAGCGATTATGCCGTGGCAAATAAAACTCAGAACTTTGAAGTAACCGCACAATACCAGTTCGATTTTGGTTTGCGTCCGGCTGTTTCATTCCTGATGTCCAAAGGCCGTGATTTGAATGCTGTTGGTGGTGCGGATAACCCGGCAGGTGTCGATGATAAAGATTTGGTGAAATATGCTGATATTGGCGCGACTTACTTTTTCAACAAAAATATGTTTACCTATGTTGATTATAAAATCAACCTGTTAGATGAAGATGATAGTTTTTACGCTGCTAATGGTATCAATACCGATGATATTGTAGCGTTGGGACTGGTTTACCAGTTTTAA
- the uspF gene encoding universal stress protein UspF, which translates to MSRTILVPIDISDSELTQRVISHVENEAKIDDAQVHFLTVIPSLPYYASLGLAYSAELPAMDDLKAEGKSQLEDIIQKFNIPTDRIHIHVAEGAPKDKILELAKTLPADLIIIASHRPDITTYLLGSNAAAVVRHAECSVLVVR; encoded by the coding sequence ATGAGTAGAACGATTCTTGTCCCAATTGATATCTCTGATTCAGAATTAACTCAACGGGTGATAAGCCATGTTGAGAACGAAGCAAAAATAGATGATGCACAGGTTCACTTTCTGACTGTTATTCCATCTTTGCCCTATTACGCTTCTCTGGGGCTGGCCTATTCCGCTGAATTACCCGCAATGGATGATCTGAAAGCGGAAGGCAAATCGCAACTGGAAGATATTATTCAGAAGTTTAATATTCCCACCGACAGAATACATATCCATGTTGCAGAAGGTGCACCAAAAGACAAGATTCTTGAGCTGGCGAAAACCTTACCTGCCGATTTGATCATTATTGCTTCTCATCGTCCGGATATTACCACCTACCTGCTTGGTTCCAACGCAGCTGCCGTTGTGCGCCACGCCGAATGTTCGGTGCTGGTAGTGCGTTAA
- the ttcA gene encoding tRNA 2-thiocytidine(32) synthetase TtcA, protein MSQNQEFSKKEIYNLNKLQKRLRRNVGEAIADFNMIEDGDRIMVCLSGGKDSYTMLEILRNLQQSAPISFSLVAVNLDQKQPGFPEHILPEYLEKLGVEYKIVEENTYGIVKEKIPEGKTTCSLCSRLRRGILYRTATELGATKIALGHHRDDILQTLFLNMFYGGKMKGMPPKLMSDDGKHIVIRPLAYCREKDIQRFADAKAFPIIPCNLCGSQPNLQRQVIADMLRDWDKRYPGRIETMFSAMQNVVPSHLCDTNLFDFKGIKHGFEVINGGDLAFDREELPLQPAGWQPEDDENQLDELRLNVVEVK, encoded by the coding sequence ATGTCGCAAAATCAAGAATTTAGTAAGAAAGAAATCTACAACCTGAACAAATTGCAGAAACGTCTGCGCCGTAACGTGGGCGAAGCGATTGCTGACTTCAATATGATTGAGGATGGTGATCGCATTATGGTTTGCCTTTCCGGTGGCAAAGACAGTTACACCATGCTGGAGATCCTGCGCAATTTACAACAAAGCGCGCCGATCAGTTTTTCGCTGGTGGCGGTGAATCTTGATCAAAAACAACCAGGATTCCCTGAACATATTCTGCCGGAATATCTGGAAAAGCTTGGTGTTGAATACAAGATTGTCGAAGAAAATACCTACGGTATCGTTAAAGAGAAGATCCCGGAAGGTAAAACGACATGTTCTCTGTGTTCACGTCTGCGCCGTGGTATTTTGTACCGTACCGCTACCGAACTCGGTGCAACCAAAATCGCGCTGGGCCACCATCGCGACGATATCCTGCAAACGCTGTTTTTGAACATGTTCTATGGCGGTAAGATGAAAGGTATGCCGCCAAAACTAATGAGCGATGATGGTAAACATATTGTGATTCGCCCGCTGGCCTATTGTCGTGAGAAAGATATCCAGCGTTTTGCGGATGCCAAAGCATTCCCCATTATTCCATGCAACCTGTGTGGATCGCAGCCAAACCTGCAACGCCAGGTTATCGCAGATATGCTGCGCGACTGGGACAAACGCTATCCGGGGCGTATCGAGACCATGTTCAGCGCAATGCAAAACGTGGTGCCTTCACATTTGTGTGATACCAATTTGTTTGATTTCAAAGGCATTAAACACGGTTTTGAAGTGATTAATGGCGGCGATTTGGCATTTGACCGCGAAGAGCTCCCACTGCAACCTGCGGGATGGCAACCAGAAGATGATGAAAATCAACTTGATGAGTTGCGATTGAACGTGGTGGAAGTCAAATAA
- the dbpA gene encoding ATP-dependent RNA helicase DbpA: MTAFSSLNVLPAAQLTNLNELGYLTMTPVQAAALPAILAGKDIRVQAKTGSGKTAAFGLGLLQHIDATLFQTQALVLCPTRELADQVAGELRRLARFLPNTKILTLCGGQPFGIQRDSLQHAPHIIVATPGRLLDHLQKGTVSLEALHTLVMDEADRMLDMGFSDAIDEVIRFAPASRQTLLFSATWPEAIAAISGRVQRDPLTIEIDSTDALPPVEQHFYETSSSGKISLLQRLLSVYQPSSCVVFCNTKKDCQLVCDALNDVGQSAIALHGDLEQRDRDQTLVRFANGSVRILVATDVAARGLDIKSLELVVNFELAWDPEVHVHRIGRTARAGKSGLAISFCAPEEAQRANIISDMLQLKLNWQMPPAVTTIVPLAAEMATLCIDGGKKAKMRPGDVLGALTGDIGLDGADIGKITVHPAHVYVAVRQEVAHKAWKQLQDGKIKGKTCRVRLLK, from the coding sequence GTGACCGCTTTTTCCTCCCTTAACGTTTTGCCTGCCGCCCAACTTACAAATCTTAATGAGTTGGGCTATTTAACCATGACACCCGTGCAAGCTGCGGCGCTACCTGCAATTCTTGCCGGGAAAGATATTCGCGTACAAGCGAAAACCGGTAGTGGCAAAACGGCGGCCTTTGGTCTCGGATTATTACAGCATATCGATGCCACTTTATTTCAGACACAGGCATTAGTGTTGTGTCCGACGCGTGAACTGGCAGATCAGGTTGCGGGGGAGCTGCGTCGCCTGGCACGTTTTCTGCCCAATACTAAAATCCTGACCTTATGTGGAGGTCAACCGTTCGGCATTCAGCGTGATTCATTACAACACGCTCCGCATATTATTGTAGCTACGCCGGGGCGTTTGTTAGATCACCTGCAAAAAGGCACCGTCTCGCTTGAAGCACTGCATACGCTGGTTATGGACGAAGCTGACAGAATGCTTGATATGGGATTTAGTGATGCCATCGATGAAGTCATTCGCTTTGCCCCGGCGTCACGACAGACGCTGTTATTCTCGGCTACCTGGCCAGAAGCTATTGCCGCCATCAGTGGGCGTGTACAGCGTGATCCACTCACCATTGAAATTGATAGCACCGATGCATTACCGCCGGTTGAACAGCACTTTTACGAGACGTCATCATCAGGAAAGATTTCACTATTGCAACGTCTGCTGAGCGTATATCAACCGTCATCTTGTGTGGTGTTCTGTAATACCAAAAAAGATTGTCAGTTGGTTTGTGATGCGCTAAACGACGTGGGGCAAAGCGCAATAGCGTTACATGGTGATTTAGAACAACGCGATCGTGATCAAACCCTGGTGCGTTTCGCTAACGGGAGTGTACGGATATTAGTGGCCACAGATGTCGCCGCGCGTGGTCTGGATATTAAATCACTCGAGCTGGTCGTTAATTTTGAGCTGGCCTGGGATCCAGAAGTACATGTTCATCGCATCGGGCGTACTGCCCGAGCCGGGAAAAGTGGTCTGGCAATCAGCTTTTGCGCGCCGGAAGAGGCTCAGCGTGCCAATATCATCTCCGATATGTTGCAATTGAAACTGAACTGGCAAATGCCACCTGCGGTTACTACCATCGTGCCACTGGCTGCTGAAATGGCTACCTTATGTATCGATGGTGGGAAAAAGGCCAAAATGCGTCCTGGCGATGTCCTTGGGGCATTAACCGGGGATATCGGGTTGGATGGTGCCGATATTGGTAAAATTACCGTGCATCCGGCGCATGTTTATGTCGCAGTACGACAAGAAGTGGCTCATAAAGCGTGGAAGCAATTACAGGACGGGAAAATTAAAGGCAAGACTTGCCGGGTACGATTGCTGAAGTAA
- the ynaL gene encoding protein YnaL, whose protein sequence is MTTLIHLQIPTPEPIPGDPIPVPDPIPRPQPMPDPPPDEEPIKLSHRERRSARIRAC, encoded by the coding sequence ATGACAACACTCATCCATTTGCAAATTCCAACGCCTGAACCTATTCCTGGTGATCCCATTCCGGTGCCTGATCCGATTCCACGTCCACAGCCAATGCCGGACCCACCACCAGATGAAGAACCGATTAAATTGTCGCATCGTGAGCGCAGATCTGCGAGGATACGCGCCTGCTAA